A stretch of DNA from Francisella uliginis:
AAATCATCTGCAAGCTGGCCAACTACTCTAGAAACTAAATGCATAACATGACTATATCTATCAACTTTTAGAAGATCTGCTAAATATCTAGTACCTGTTTTTGATATCCTCGCCACATCATTTCTAGCTAAATCAACTAGCATCATATGTTCTGCATTTTCTTTTGTATCTAATCTAAGTTCTAATTCTATTCTACTATCTAAATCAGGATTAATACTTCCATCAATATTTTTACCACGTCTACGTGTACCTGCTATTGGATAGATTTCAACTTGGTTAGTGTCTTTTTGATATTTTAAAGCACTTTCTGGTGATGCACCAAAAATTATAAAATCTTCATCTTGCATATAAAACATATATGGACTTGGATTTGTACGTTTAAGTTCTTTATAAACTTCTAAAGAATTTTGACATGGCAAAAAGAAACTTCTAGATGGTACAACCTGAAATATATCTCCATCTATAATATGAGATTTTAATTGATCTACAATATTACAAAAATCCTTATCATTTATTGATTCTTTTACTTTTAGATTATTAAATTTCTCAATTTTTATATCAGTATTATTATTTATATTTTCTTTGATAAATTTAATGTCATTATCTAGTTCATTAATATTATTAGCATTAAAAATATTAGTTTGAATAAAAGTTTCTTTCTGCTGATGATCACTAACCATAATAGTATCAGCTAAATAAAATACATAATCAGGACATTTATTCTTACGTTTTACATCACCTATATATTCAAAATTACCGACTACATCATATGCAAAAAGTCCTGCTAAAAATATACTAAACTCATTAGATATCTTAAAACTTTCTTTTATTAATCTTAAACCATCAAAGACAGATTCTTTTTTAAGATTCTCATGTTCATTAAGATTACTATCTTTTTTAGTATCAAAAGTTAAAACTAATTCAGTATTACTATAATTAGCTTGTATCGTATTTTTTACTCTATCTTTTATAGTCTTTAAGGCAGCTTCGCCATTTTTAGATAAAGACTTTATAAAAACTTTATCTCCTATACATGAAACTCTCAAAGCACTATTTAATACTAAAATACTTTTAAGTTTATCTTTTGTATCTATCTCTGCTGATTCTAATAAAATAGTATTTTTTTTATCTGTACATAAATTAGCAAAACATCTATTTAGATCTTCTTGGTAATCTATTTTATGGATATTTGATACTAAAAAGCCTTTTTGACCTTCTTGTTTAGATTTTTTTGTATCTGACATTACTTATCCTACTAATTTTTTAATTTTATTTTCCAAATATCTCTTTTATTTTTATAGAGCATTCTTTCAAAGCATTTGAGCATCTTGTTACAGTACAAATACTTATTTTTAAACTTTTCGATATTTCTCTTTGAGATTTATCTTTTTTTATAAGCTCTTTTGTTAACAATACCCTTTTATTTAATTGCTCTTTTTCTTCTTTAGTTAATAAAAAATCACAGATAGTTTCTATATCTTGAGATTTTTCATTTTGAGCGAGAATTTCCATTAATTCCTTCCAGCCACTATCTGATGATGTCATAAAAATAAAGTTTCAATATTTTGTAATTATGTAATGGTACACAGATACATAGAAAATATCAATAATTAAAGTAAGTATATAAATAATATTATATATAAAAGATTTTTTCATTATTTAAGCTTCATCATGCTCAATTTCAATAATAATGTATGGTCTAGTATAAAAATTTCAAAAAAACTCCATATATAGCTTTTATAAGCTAAATTACTAATTATTAATAAAGATATACATCATATAAAAAATAAATTTGAATAAAATATAAAATAATAAATTAAGGTCTAAATCGTATCAGAAGTAAAAAGGGGAAAACTGAGTTTTAAGAAATAGACCTTAATGAGAATATGGCGGAATGGACGGGACT
This window harbors:
- the trpR gene encoding trp operon repressor; translation: MTSSDSGWKELMEILAQNEKSQDIETICDFLLTKEEKEQLNKRVLLTKELIKKDKSQREISKSLKISICTVTRCSNALKECSIKIKEIFGK
- a CDS encoding anthranilate synthase component 1 — its product is MSDTKKSKQEGQKGFLVSNIHKIDYQEDLNRCFANLCTDKKNTILLESAEIDTKDKLKSILVLNSALRVSCIGDKVFIKSLSKNGEAALKTIKDRVKNTIQANYSNTELVLTFDTKKDSNLNEHENLKKESVFDGLRLIKESFKISNEFSIFLAGLFAYDVVGNFEYIGDVKRKNKCPDYVFYLADTIMVSDHQQKETFIQTNIFNANNINELDNDIKFIKENINNNTDIKIEKFNNLKVKESINDKDFCNIVDQLKSHIIDGDIFQVVPSRSFFLPCQNSLEVYKELKRTNPSPYMFYMQDEDFIIFGASPESALKYQKDTNQVEIYPIAGTRRRGKNIDGSINPDLDSRIELELRLDTKENAEHMMLVDLARNDVARISKTGTRYLADLLKVDRYSHVMHLVSRVVGQLADDLDALHAYQASMNMGTLTGAPKIKAMQLISEVEKQTRGGYGGAVGYINGYGDLDSCIVIRSAYVEDNVAEIQAGAGVVLDSIPIAEADETRTKAQAVISAIKNVHGV